A portion of the Sabethes cyaneus chromosome 3, idSabCyanKW18_F2, whole genome shotgun sequence genome contains these proteins:
- the LOC128743053 gene encoding uncharacterized protein LOC128743053 yields the protein MKTICDMEPSLAATFVKGFHDEAIVSKMKFNRFGRTDLVVSEISLGAGTLSKLYGNLGETEGIKAVHLALKSGINYIDTAPWYGQGRSEEILGLALKNVPRQSYYLATKVGRYELEYEKMFDYSAKKTRESVEKSLNLLGLNCLDVVQIHDVEFAPNLDVIINETLPALEKLKAEGKLRYIGVSAYPIDVLKDLISRAPGRFDSVLCYCRNSLIDDTLKQFMPFFEANKLAVVCAAGHGMGLLTNAGPQWWHPAPEQTKAVCKEASTYCQENDVELGKLAMYHFIQMKGPATFLCGMQRESLVALNLDAFYNGLNDKERNGLEYLNKNVFVKIECAHWEGIEVQKYWDEMKKAKS from the exons ATGAAAACAATTTGTGACATGGAACCGTCGCTAGCAGCTACCTTTGTGAAGGGTTTTCACGATGAGGCAATCGTCAGTAAAATGAAATTTAATCGGTTTGGTAGAACCGATTTAGTGGTATCGGAAATATCTCTTGGAGCCGGGACGTTGAGTAAGCTCTATGG AAACTTAGGTGAAACTGAAGGAATCAAAGCGGTGCACTTAGCGCTGAAAAGTGGGATCAACTACATCGACACTGCTCCGTGGTACGGGCAAGGTCGTTCAGAGGAAATTCTCGGATTAGCTCTCAAGAATGTTCCACGACAATCTTACTATCTCGCAACGAAAGTTGGACGTTACGAGTTGGAATACGAGAAAATGTTTGACTATAGTGCTAAGAAAACTCGCGAAAGTGTCGAAAAAAGCTTGAATCTTCTTGGGTTAAATTGTTTAGACGTTGTTCAG ATACACGATGTTGAATTCGCGCCTAACTTGGACGTAATAATCAATGAAACTCTACCCGCTTTGGAGAAGCTCAAAGCAGAAGGTAAGCTCCGATACATCGGAGTCTCTGCCTATCCGATTGATGTTCTAAAGGATTTAATTTCACGAGCACCCGGGCGATTTGATTCCGTTCTGTGCTACTGTCGAAATTCGTTGATCGACGACACACTGAAACAGTTCATGCCGTTCTTCGAAGCCAACAAGCTAGCGGTGGTTTGTGCGGCCGGTCACGGGATGGGTTTGCTCACGAACGCGGGTCCCCAATGGTGGCATCCCGCACCGGAGCAAACGAAAGCCGTCTGCAAAGAGGCTAGTACCTATTGCCAGGAGAATGATGTTGAGCTGGGCAAATTGGCTATGTACCATTTCATACAGATGAAAGGACCGGCAACCTTTCTGTGCGGCATGCAACGTGAATCACTGGTAGCGTTGAATTTGGATGCTTTTTACAACGGAttgaatgataaagagcggaaTGGGCTGGAATACCTTAACAAAAA TGTCTTCGTGAAAATTGAATGCGCGCACTGGGAAGGAATCGAGGTACAAAAATACTGggatgaaatgaaaaaagctaAGTCCTGA